In Leucobacter insecticola, one DNA window encodes the following:
- a CDS encoding ArsR family transcriptional regulator, which translates to MLPADADRALELPADEAVSRLLELPENQWFERKSGAIKATDFAVPLIAMANSEGGMVVVGLSEGKVSPVSDAAANNLRQAVSAIDMLMPQRRKLTESGRFEAVQMIPKEAWLEGLVNAVVHRSYSIGGDHIRVEIFPNRVEITSPGRFPGAMRLLDTMRMAQRPLGTGQILELAGLARPTVIRHLQRLRDAGLITWQGDSPSDPRATWHLN; encoded by the coding sequence ATGTTACCCGCAGACGCAGACCGTGCGCTTGAACTTCCAGCCGACGAGGCTGTCTCACGCTTGCTCGAACTGCCAGAAAACCAATGGTTTGAGCGCAAATCAGGGGCCATCAAAGCGACTGACTTTGCTGTGCCACTCATCGCGATGGCTAACTCTGAAGGCGGGATGGTTGTTGTTGGCCTTTCAGAAGGCAAAGTTTCCCCGGTCTCCGATGCCGCCGCCAACAATCTCCGCCAGGCAGTTTCTGCAATAGACATGCTCATGCCGCAGCGTAGAAAACTGACCGAGTCGGGTCGTTTCGAAGCGGTGCAAATGATCCCGAAGGAGGCCTGGTTGGAAGGTCTCGTAAACGCGGTCGTTCACCGCTCATACAGCATTGGTGGCGACCACATTCGAGTGGAGATTTTCCCAAACCGGGTTGAGATTACGAGCCCCGGCAGATTCCCTGGGGCGATGAGACTACTCGACACAATGCGGATGGCGCAGCGACCCCTCGGAACTGGCCAGATTCTTGAACTCGCTGGGTTGGCTAGACCGACGGTTATTCGGCACCTACAGCGACTCCGCGACGCCGGCCTGATTACCTGGCAAGGCGACTCCCCTAGCGATCCTCGGGCAACATGGCACCTGAATTGA
- a CDS encoding DMT family transporter — translation MAQTASRVPVWAALVGSGLAGVLVAVQSRVNGGLSQQLGNGYVTAAVSFGSGLVIMCLMMFASPGARRGLGRLRTELGSRRLPVWTLFGGAAGAFFVLAQGLVAPLTGLALFTVGIVAGQVLGGLVLDRIGLGPGGRMDPTLFRLLGTALAVVAVIVAVWSNLGNLHVVWLVVFPVAIGVFVAAQSMVNGIVRAAAQSAITSTFVNFVVGTTILVVAAAISVGVSGWPSEWPSVPWYYIGGVTGTIFIAIAAMLVRAAGVLLLSMSNVAGQLVAAVAFEAGIPLADGLTPGLVAGSAIALVAVVIAALPKRSQRSE, via the coding sequence GTGGCGCAGACAGCATCGAGGGTTCCAGTGTGGGCAGCTCTTGTGGGATCGGGACTCGCAGGAGTCTTGGTCGCCGTGCAGTCGCGCGTCAACGGTGGCCTGAGCCAGCAGCTCGGCAATGGCTACGTTACGGCGGCAGTGTCGTTCGGCTCAGGCCTCGTGATCATGTGCCTCATGATGTTCGCGTCTCCGGGGGCGAGGCGGGGACTTGGTCGATTGCGCACCGAGCTTGGGTCTCGGCGCCTCCCCGTGTGGACACTGTTTGGGGGAGCCGCGGGGGCGTTCTTTGTGCTCGCGCAGGGGCTTGTCGCGCCGCTCACCGGCCTCGCGCTGTTTACCGTCGGGATCGTGGCGGGTCAGGTGCTTGGCGGGCTTGTGCTCGATCGGATCGGGCTCGGGCCGGGCGGCCGGATGGATCCGACGCTGTTTCGCCTGCTCGGCACGGCGCTCGCCGTTGTTGCGGTGATCGTGGCGGTGTGGTCGAATCTCGGGAATCTCCACGTCGTCTGGCTGGTCGTTTTCCCCGTGGCTATCGGCGTGTTCGTTGCTGCGCAGTCTATGGTGAACGGGATCGTGCGCGCGGCGGCGCAGAGTGCCATCACGTCGACCTTCGTGAACTTTGTCGTGGGCACGACGATCCTGGTCGTCGCGGCTGCAATCTCGGTCGGGGTTTCGGGATGGCCGAGTGAGTGGCCATCTGTGCCTTGGTATTACATTGGCGGCGTCACGGGCACCATCTTTATCGCGATCGCGGCGATGCTTGTGCGTGCGGCCGGGGTGCTGCTGCTGAGCATGTCCAACGTTGCGGGGCAGTTGGTTGCGGCGGTGGCGTTCGAGGCTGGGATCCCGCTCGCGGACGGCCTCACCCCCGGGCTGGTTGCGGGATCCGCCATCGCACTTGTTGCGGTCGTAATTGCAGCGCTGCCGAAACGGTCGCAGCGTAGCGAGTGA